Proteins encoded within one genomic window of Hermetia illucens chromosome 2, iHerIll2.2.curated.20191125, whole genome shotgun sequence:
- the LOC119648588 gene encoding uncharacterized protein LOC119648588 codes for MRNFVSNFELVIEAYVLPALTTLLPNEDIIENGWMRKLQLADPEYNVKAGIDLALGAEVFEEIIEPKIKKGDPLMGQKTKLGWVLSGKVPIESPAVTTLISNISTTEFHMALQRFFETGADQDDVAVANEYEVIYESTVQRDADGTYAVTLPFKDDPKVVSLGNSRNRALMRLKQPEKTTREGCSIKGRMQEYIDLGHMRRPIPFVGEDRDVYYLPHHPVIKMESTTTKIRPVYDASAKTSSGSSLNNFPQIARRPSAYTAKMEQISIRNYIRYRENVSDD; via the coding sequence ATGCGAAATTTTGTGTCCAACTTTGAGCTGGTGATTGAGGCTTATGTGCTACCAGCACTAACAACCTTACTGCCGAATGAAGATATTATCGAAAACGGATGGATGAGGAAGCTACAACTTGCAGACCCGGAATATAACGTTAAGGCAGGCATTGATCTGGCACTGGGAGCTGAAGTGTTTGAAGAGATAATCGagccaaaaataaagaaaggagaTCCATTGATGGGCCAAAAGACGAAATTAGGTTGGGTTCTCTCGGGCAAAGTCCCCATAGAGTCACCTGCAGTCACGACACTGATATCTAATATATCAACAACGGAGTTTCATATGGCGCTCCAACGATTCTTCGAAACAGGGGCAGATCAGGATGATGTAGCGGTTGCGAACGAATACGAGGTGATTTACGAAAGCACGGTCCAGCGTGACGCAGATGGCACATACGCGGTCACGTTACCATTCAAGGACGACCCTAAGGTAGTGTCACTAGGGAATTCAAGGAACAGGGCACTAATGCGTCTAAAACAACCCGAAAAAACGACTCGAGAAGGATGTTCAATTAAAGGAAGGATGCAAGAGTACATCGACCTTGGTCACATGAGGCGACCGATACCTTTTGTTGGAGAAGACAGAGACGTGTACTACCTTCCGCATCATCCTGTAATTAAGATGGAAAGCACGACCACCAAGATACGGCCAGTTTACGATGCTTCTGCAAAAACTTCGAGTGGTTCCAGCTTAAACAACTTTCCACAAATTGCAAGGCGACCTAGCGCATACACTGCTAAGATGGAGCAAATTTCGATACGCAATTACATCCGATATCGAGAAAATGTTTCCGATGATTAA